In Bradyrhizobium erythrophlei, a single genomic region encodes these proteins:
- a CDS encoding pentapeptide MXKDX repeat protein, whose translation MTINTRIALGLSAAALSLSLALAPAFAADDMKKDDGMKKDTMSKDGMKKDDGMMKKDTMSKDGMKKDDGMMKKDK comes from the coding sequence ATGACCATCAACACCCGTATTGCGCTTGGACTTTCCGCTGCGGCGCTGTCGCTCAGCCTGGCGCTTGCCCCCGCCTTCGCCGCGGACGACATGAAGAAGGACGACGGCATGAAGAAGGACACGATGTCCAAGGACGGCATGAAGAAAGATGACGGCATGATGAAAAAGGACACGATGTCCAAGGACGGCATGAAGAAAGATGACGGCATGATGAAGAAGGACAAGTAA
- the dctP gene encoding TRAP transporter substrate-binding protein DctP, with protein MYTRRHILASTLAAPAVLRFGIGTAHAATTLKISHQFPGGSIDSGDFRDRLCRKFGAELAKRTGGEITAEVYPNSSLIKTNAQFSAMRKGALDISLYPLPYAGGELPETNIALMPGLVSTYDQGMNWKKNAVGKALSDFLADKGIIILSWVWQAGGVASRSRAIVAPEDAKGLKVRGGSREMDMVLQTAGAAVLSVPSNELYAAMQTGACDAGITSSTSLISFRLEEVAKSLTSGAKASYWFMLEPLLMSKSIFDGLPKNHQDTIVALGQEMEVFGRNGAQEDDTEVAKVYAKAGAKVSELDAATVNKWRDIARDTAWKDYGAKTATAAKLLKLASDVSA; from the coding sequence ATGTACACGCGTCGCCACATCCTTGCATCCACGCTTGCAGCGCCTGCCGTCCTGCGCTTCGGGATCGGCACGGCACACGCCGCCACGACCTTGAAGATTTCGCATCAGTTTCCGGGCGGCTCCATCGACAGTGGCGACTTCCGCGACCGGCTTTGCCGCAAATTTGGTGCCGAACTGGCTAAGCGGACTGGTGGCGAGATTACCGCCGAGGTCTATCCGAATTCCTCGCTGATAAAGACCAACGCGCAGTTCTCCGCTATGCGCAAGGGCGCGCTCGACATCAGCCTTTACCCCTTGCCCTATGCCGGCGGCGAACTGCCGGAGACCAATATCGCGCTGATGCCGGGCCTGGTCTCAACCTATGACCAGGGCATGAACTGGAAGAAGAACGCGGTCGGCAAGGCGCTTTCGGATTTCCTCGCCGACAAGGGCATCATCATCCTGAGTTGGGTCTGGCAGGCCGGCGGTGTAGCCAGCCGTTCGCGGGCGATCGTGGCGCCGGAAGACGCCAAGGGCCTCAAGGTCCGCGGTGGCTCGCGCGAGATGGACATGGTGTTGCAGACGGCGGGCGCCGCGGTGCTATCGGTGCCCTCGAACGAACTCTACGCCGCGATGCAGACCGGCGCCTGCGACGCCGGCATCACATCCTCCACCAGCCTGATTTCGTTCCGGCTCGAAGAGGTCGCGAAATCACTGACCTCGGGCGCGAAGGCTTCCTACTGGTTCATGCTTGAGCCGCTCTTGATGTCGAAGTCGATTTTCGATGGCCTGCCGAAAAACCATCAGGATACTATCGTGGCGCTGGGCCAGGAGATGGAAGTCTTCGGCCGCAATGGCGCGCAGGAGGACGATACGGAGGTGGCCAAGGTCTACGCCAAGGCCGGAGCCAAGGTCAGCGAGCTCGACGCCGCCACGGTGAACAAGTGGCGCGACATTGCCCGCGACACCGCGTGGAAGGACTACGGCGCCAAGACCGCGACCGCCGCCAAGCTGCTGAAACTCGCTTCCGACGTCTCAGCATGA
- a CDS encoding TRAP transporter small permease, with protein MMHGPLPDRTSPIAAATSAPLVAALEYALALCNRIILVLASLALIGACGVLSYSVLGRALFQSPNYWQDEAAVFLLVGATFMTSAWVQHQRGHIGIEAFVGLMSPFANRIRLWLVDLASLAFCAFFAWKSWTLTYEAWDDGQVSNSMWSPPLDIPYGLMALGMTLLCVQILLQLIAPIAGAARR; from the coding sequence ATGATGCACGGTCCGCTACCGGATCGAACCAGTCCGATCGCCGCCGCGACCAGCGCTCCGCTGGTTGCGGCGCTCGAATATGCGCTCGCCTTGTGCAACCGCATCATTCTCGTTCTCGCCTCTCTTGCGCTGATCGGGGCCTGCGGCGTCCTCAGCTACAGCGTGCTTGGGCGCGCGCTGTTTCAATCTCCGAATTACTGGCAGGACGAGGCCGCCGTCTTCCTTTTGGTGGGCGCCACCTTCATGACCTCGGCCTGGGTCCAGCACCAGCGCGGCCATATCGGCATCGAGGCCTTTGTCGGGCTGATGTCGCCATTCGCCAACCGCATCCGGCTGTGGCTGGTCGATCTCGCAAGCCTGGCTTTCTGCGCGTTCTTTGCCTGGAAGTCGTGGACGCTGACCTATGAGGCCTGGGACGATGGTCAGGTTTCGAATTCGATGTGGTCGCCGCCGCTCGACATTCCCTATGGTCTGATGGCCCTCGGCATGACGCTTCTGTGCGTGCAAATCCTGTTGCAGCTCATCGCACCGATTGCGGGAGCCGCCCGCCGATGA
- a CDS encoding TRAP transporter large permease, with amino-acid sequence MTVFGIGISYGLATLFAMFSGMPIAFALGAVALVFMGIYMPAASLDTVTQNVYEEMASITLLSIPLFILKGAAIGKSRAGQDLYSALHAWLHRVPGGLGVANVFACALFAAMAGSSPATCSAIGSAGIPEMRKRGYSGGFAAGIIAAGGTLGILLPPSITMILFAVASEKSLGRLFLAGIGPGLLLVSLFGVYAVMRFRKEYAAASAAYDKSGVESAILVHDEFTMAERFSSLPRVLPFVLLLTGVMIALYGGYATPSETAGLGGLLALGLIAVIYSVWRPSDLAPILTSTIRESTMLMMIIGMSLLYSYVMSYLHISQSAAESIVAMHLPRWELLLAILVMVVVLGFFLPPVSIILMTAPIILPPLRAANFDIIWFGIIMTIVMEMGLIHPPVGLNIFVIRNVAPDIPLRDVIFGTLPFVLLMMLAVLILCFVPGISTWLPDLVMGPDGSK; translated from the coding sequence ATGACGGTTTTCGGAATTGGTATTTCCTACGGCCTCGCGACGCTGTTTGCGATGTTTTCCGGCATGCCGATCGCTTTCGCGCTCGGCGCCGTGGCGCTGGTGTTCATGGGTATCTACATGCCCGCCGCCTCGCTCGATACCGTAACGCAGAACGTGTACGAGGAAATGGCTTCGATTACGCTGTTGTCGATCCCGCTGTTCATCCTCAAGGGCGCTGCGATCGGCAAGTCCCGCGCGGGTCAAGACCTCTATTCGGCGCTCCATGCCTGGCTGCATCGCGTCCCCGGTGGCCTCGGCGTCGCCAACGTATTTGCCTGCGCCTTGTTCGCTGCCATGGCCGGCTCCTCGCCCGCGACCTGTTCGGCGATCGGCTCGGCCGGCATTCCCGAAATGCGCAAGCGCGGTTATTCCGGCGGCTTCGCGGCCGGAATCATCGCCGCCGGCGGCACGCTCGGGATTCTGCTGCCGCCCTCGATCACCATGATCCTGTTTGCGGTCGCTTCGGAAAAATCGCTCGGGCGGCTGTTCCTGGCCGGTATCGGGCCCGGCCTGCTCCTGGTGAGCCTGTTCGGCGTCTATGCGGTGATGCGCTTCCGCAAGGAATACGCTGCTGCCAGCGCAGCCTACGACAAGAGCGGCGTGGAATCTGCAATCCTGGTCCATGACGAATTCACCATGGCAGAACGCTTCAGCTCATTGCCGCGCGTTCTGCCGTTTGTGCTGCTGCTGACCGGCGTGATGATCGCGCTTTACGGCGGCTATGCCACGCCGTCGGAAACCGCCGGCCTCGGCGGCCTGCTCGCGCTGGGGCTGATCGCCGTCATCTATAGCGTGTGGCGGCCTTCGGATCTCGCGCCGATCCTGACCTCGACGATCCGCGAATCCACCATGCTGATGATGATCATCGGCATGTCGTTGCTCTATTCCTACGTGATGAGCTATCTTCACATCTCGCAGTCGGCGGCCGAATCCATCGTCGCGATGCATCTGCCGCGTTGGGAGTTGCTGTTGGCGATCCTGGTCATGGTCGTCGTACTCGGCTTCTTCCTGCCGCCGGTGTCGATCATCCTGATGACGGCGCCGATCATCCTGCCACCGCTTCGTGCCGCCAATTTCGACATCATCTGGTTCGGCATCATCATGACCATCGTGATGGAGATGGGGCTCATTCACCCGCCGGTCGGGCTGAATATTTTCGTCATCCGCAACGTTGCACCCGACATTCCGCTGCGCGACGTCATTTTCGGCACGCTGCCTTTCGTGCTATTGATGATGCTGGCGGTCCTGATCCTGTGCTTCGTGCCGGGAATCTCGACCTGGCTGCCCGATCTTGTGATGGGGCCGGACGGAAGCAAGTGA
- a CDS encoding hydroxymethylglutaryl-CoA lyase, with product MSEQVRIVEVGPRDGLQNEKTPVGVEERVAFIEALLAAGLHTVEIGAFVSPKAIPQMVGSDEVLRRFSSRTDGEFHVLVPNEKGYEAARAASAKVIAVFASASEGFSRANINCSVAESIERFKPVVARAKSDGIEVRGYVSCVLGCPYDGEIKPQAVIDVAKILWDLGCYEISLGDTIGVGTPMKARELLRAVAGHVPMASLAMHFHDTYGQALANLYAGMEEGARVIDSAAGGLGGCPYAPGATGNVATEDVVYMLEGMGIATGVDMAKLVEATNEISKLIGRPPLSRVAAALNARKRGR from the coding sequence ATGAGCGAGCAGGTGCGCATCGTCGAAGTCGGCCCGCGTGACGGCCTTCAGAACGAGAAGACGCCGGTCGGCGTGGAAGAGCGCGTCGCCTTTATCGAGGCGCTGCTTGCCGCGGGCCTTCACACGGTCGAGATCGGGGCCTTCGTTTCGCCGAAGGCGATTCCGCAAATGGTCGGCTCGGACGAGGTGCTGCGGCGCTTCAGTTCCCGCACCGATGGCGAATTTCACGTGTTGGTGCCCAACGAGAAGGGTTATGAGGCCGCGCGCGCCGCTAGCGCCAAGGTCATTGCGGTGTTCGCTTCGGCCTCCGAAGGCTTTTCACGCGCCAATATCAATTGCTCGGTTGCCGAATCGATCGAGCGCTTCAAGCCGGTCGTGGCGCGCGCGAAGTCGGACGGCATCGAGGTGCGCGGCTATGTCTCCTGCGTTCTCGGCTGTCCCTATGACGGCGAGATCAAGCCGCAGGCGGTGATCGACGTCGCAAAAATCCTCTGGGATCTCGGCTGCTATGAGATTTCGCTCGGCGACACCATCGGCGTCGGTACGCCGATGAAGGCGCGCGAACTGCTGCGTGCCGTAGCTGGCCATGTGCCGATGGCGAGCCTCGCGATGCACTTTCACGACACCTACGGCCAGGCGCTCGCCAATCTTTACGCCGGGATGGAAGAGGGTGCGCGCGTGATCGATTCCGCGGCCGGCGGTCTTGGCGGGTGCCCCTATGCGCCGGGCGCCACCGGCAACGTTGCGACCGAGGACGTCGTCTACATGCTGGAAGGCATGGGTATCGCTACCGGCGTCGATATGGCGAAGCTGGTGGAAGCGACCAACGAGATCAGCAAGTTAATTGGCCGGCCGCCGCTAAGCCGGGTCGCGGCTGCGCTGAATGCGAGGAAGCGCGGCCGATAG
- a CDS encoding acetyl-CoA carboxylase biotin carboxylase subunit, which translates to MDRSKLYRRFHTLLIANRGEIAVRVIRTAKAMGLRTVAVYSEADRGALHVAMADEAVLLGPSRARDSYLNIERVIEAARRSGAEAIHPGYGFLSENADFAKACLDAGLIFVGPTAEMMQAMGSKSGSKLLMEKAGVPLVPGYHGEAQDDATLAKAAAKIGFPVLVKASAGGGGRGMRIVRKADELPASVESAKREAKAAFGDDRLLIEKLVQNPRHIEVQVIGDSHGNLLSLFERECTLQRRHQKVIEEAPSPTLNAAQRDAVCAAARKAAGAVSYVGAGTIEFVSDGKDVFFIEMNTRLQVEHPVTELITGVDLVEWQLLIASGEKLPMTQDQITLHGHAIEARVYAENPGKNFMPSVGTIRSWNIPEQAAGLRIDAGYRAGDTVSPHYDAMLAKLIAWAPTRDGAIDRLTHALSESDVRGVVTNIPFLTALVGHPAVRANVIDTGFIERELDHLTAAPKPPGDLEFAAAVAAVLQQEATAAGGVARSPWGAAGWMPVGRRQRVFTFRQGQGGEQKVGLHYGKGPVTLSVGGREIGFAVAPGLTRGIDVTLDGIKSHVQAIVEGHELYVRTRNGRFELHWVDPFGGDDEEQVGEDRIVAPLPGTVVAILAEVGAKLEKGAPILTLEVMKMEQTLRAPFAGVLKAIKCKVGDIVGEGVELAEIEPAGERP; encoded by the coding sequence ATGGACCGGTCGAAGCTTTACCGGCGATTTCATACGCTTCTGATCGCCAATCGCGGCGAGATTGCGGTGCGCGTGATCCGCACCGCCAAGGCAATGGGTCTGCGCACCGTCGCTGTCTATTCGGAAGCCGACCGTGGTGCGTTGCATGTCGCGATGGCGGACGAAGCGGTGCTGCTCGGGCCGTCGCGGGCGCGCGACAGCTATCTCAACATCGAGCGGGTAATTGAAGCCGCGCGCCGAAGCGGCGCGGAAGCCATCCATCCCGGCTATGGGTTTCTGTCGGAGAATGCCGATTTCGCCAAGGCGTGCCTCGATGCCGGGTTGATTTTTGTCGGACCCACTGCCGAGATGATGCAGGCAATGGGCTCGAAGTCGGGTTCAAAGCTGCTGATGGAAAAAGCCGGCGTGCCGCTGGTACCCGGCTATCACGGCGAGGCGCAGGACGATGCGACGCTCGCCAAGGCGGCGGCAAAAATTGGCTTCCCGGTTCTGGTGAAGGCATCGGCCGGCGGCGGCGGGCGCGGGATGCGCATCGTGCGCAAGGCCGATGAACTCCCGGCATCGGTCGAAAGCGCCAAGCGGGAGGCCAAGGCAGCCTTCGGCGACGACCGCCTGTTGATCGAAAAACTGGTCCAGAATCCGCGCCACATCGAGGTCCAGGTGATTGGTGACAGCCACGGTAATCTGCTGTCGCTGTTCGAGCGCGAATGTACGCTTCAGCGCCGGCACCAGAAGGTGATCGAGGAGGCGCCGTCGCCGACGCTGAACGCAGCCCAGCGTGATGCGGTCTGCGCGGCCGCACGCAAGGCGGCAGGCGCCGTCAGTTATGTCGGCGCGGGCACGATCGAGTTTGTCTCCGACGGCAAGGACGTGTTCTTCATCGAAATGAACACGCGGCTGCAAGTCGAACATCCCGTGACCGAACTGATCACGGGTGTCGACCTGGTCGAATGGCAGTTGCTGATCGCCTCGGGCGAAAAGCTGCCGATGACCCAAGATCAAATCACGCTTCACGGCCACGCTATCGAGGCGCGGGTTTATGCGGAAAATCCGGGCAAGAATTTCATGCCGTCGGTCGGCACGATCCGGAGCTGGAACATCCCCGAACAAGCCGCGGGCTTGCGGATCGATGCCGGCTATCGCGCGGGCGATACCGTCTCGCCGCATTACGATGCCATGCTGGCCAAGTTGATCGCGTGGGCGCCGACGCGTGATGGCGCGATCGACCGGCTTACGCATGCGCTTTCCGAATCCGACGTGCGGGGTGTCGTCACCAACATCCCGTTCTTGACCGCGCTGGTCGGCCATCCCGCGGTGCGCGCCAACGTAATCGATACCGGCTTTATCGAGCGAGAACTCGATCATCTCACGGCCGCCCCGAAACCGCCGGGCGATCTCGAATTCGCGGCGGCCGTTGCCGCGGTCCTTCAACAGGAAGCCACAGCCGCCGGTGGTGTTGCAAGATCTCCCTGGGGAGCGGCTGGCTGGATGCCGGTTGGCCGCCGTCAGCGGGTGTTTACGTTCCGGCAAGGCCAGGGAGGCGAGCAAAAGGTCGGTTTGCACTACGGCAAGGGGCCCGTGACGCTCTCGGTTGGCGGTCGCGAGATCGGCTTTGCTGTCGCGCCCGGCCTGACTCGGGGGATCGATGTCACGCTGGACGGGATCAAATCCCACGTTCAGGCGATCGTGGAGGGTCACGAACTCTACGTTCGAACACGCAACGGTCGGTTTGAGCTACATTGGGTCGATCCATTTGGCGGTGACGACGAGGAACAGGTCGGCGAGGACCGGATCGTGGCGCCGTTGCCGGGAACGGTCGTGGCGATCCTGGCGGAGGTCGGCGCGAAACTCGAGAAGGGCGCGCCAATCCTGACGCTGGAAGTCATGAAGATGGAGCAGACGTTGCGCGCGCCGTTTGCGGGCGTTCTGAAAGCGATCAAGTGCAAGGTCGGCGATATCGTCGGAGAGGGCGTCGAACTGGCCGAGATCGAGCCGGCGGGTGAACGGCCATGA
- a CDS encoding carboxyl transferase domain-containing protein, with translation MPLHSSIDPASSDFARNTEVMRTLVAELRDKLASVAGGGGEAARKRHTARGKMLARERVDLLIDPGTAFLELSPLAAHDLYGGDVHSASIVTGVGRISGRECVVVANDATIKGGTYYPMTVKKHLRAQDVARQNNLPCVYMVDSGGAFLPQQDEIFPDERHFGRIFYNQAQMSSLGIPQIAIVMGSCTAGGAYVPAMSDESIIVRNQGTIFLGGPPLVKAATGEVVTAEELGGADVHSRQSGVTDHYAQNDSHAIGIARRIVATLKPPARAQLNMREAREPLFAAEEIYGVVSADGRKPFDVRDIIARLVDGSEFDEFKKLYGQTLVCGFAHIWGYPVGIIANNGILFSESSLKGAHFIELCCQRNIPLVFLQNITGFMVGKKYEAGGIARDGAKLVTAVATAGVPKFTVVIGGSYGAGNYGMCGRAYSPRFLWMWPNARISVMGGEQASMVLSQVRRDNIEAKGESWSAEEEAKFQAPIRAQYEKQGSPYYATARLWDDGVIDPADTRLVLGLGLSASTNAPIEPTKFGLFRM, from the coding sequence ATGCCGCTCCATTCCAGTATCGATCCCGCCTCATCCGACTTTGCTCGCAATACCGAGGTGATGCGGACGCTGGTCGCCGAGCTTCGCGACAAGCTCGCTTCTGTGGCCGGTGGCGGCGGTGAGGCTGCGCGAAAGCGCCACACGGCCCGCGGCAAGATGCTGGCACGTGAGCGCGTCGATCTCCTGATCGATCCCGGCACGGCCTTTCTCGAACTGTCGCCGCTGGCGGCCCACGATCTCTACGGCGGTGACGTGCATTCGGCGAGCATCGTCACGGGGGTGGGGCGGATCTCGGGGCGCGAATGTGTCGTTGTCGCCAACGATGCCACCATCAAGGGCGGCACCTACTATCCAATGACCGTGAAGAAGCACCTGCGGGCGCAGGATGTCGCCCGGCAGAACAATCTTCCCTGCGTCTACATGGTCGATTCCGGTGGCGCGTTTCTGCCGCAGCAGGACGAGATTTTTCCCGACGAACGGCATTTCGGCCGCATCTTCTACAACCAGGCGCAAATGTCGTCGCTCGGTATTCCGCAGATCGCGATCGTGATGGGTTCGTGCACGGCCGGCGGCGCCTACGTTCCGGCGATGTCGGATGAGAGCATCATCGTGCGCAACCAAGGCACGATTTTCCTCGGCGGCCCGCCACTGGTGAAGGCCGCCACCGGCGAGGTCGTGACGGCGGAAGAACTCGGCGGTGCGGATGTTCATTCGCGCCAATCGGGTGTGACCGATCACTACGCCCAGAACGACTCACATGCGATCGGGATCGCGCGTCGGATCGTCGCCACACTGAAGCCGCCGGCGAGGGCGCAACTCAACATGCGTGAGGCGCGCGAGCCGCTGTTTGCGGCAGAGGAGATTTACGGCGTGGTCTCCGCCGACGGCCGCAAGCCATTCGACGTGCGCGACATCATTGCCAGGCTGGTCGATGGTTCAGAATTCGACGAGTTCAAGAAGCTCTATGGCCAGACATTGGTTTGCGGCTTCGCGCATATCTGGGGTTATCCGGTCGGCATCATCGCCAATAACGGCATCCTCTTTAGCGAGAGTTCGCTGAAGGGCGCGCACTTCATCGAGCTGTGTTGCCAGCGAAACATTCCGCTGGTGTTCCTGCAAAACATCACAGGATTCATGGTCGGCAAGAAGTACGAGGCTGGCGGCATCGCGCGTGACGGCGCCAAGCTGGTGACGGCGGTTGCTACAGCGGGCGTTCCGAAATTCACCGTTGTCATCGGCGGTTCTTATGGCGCAGGAAATTACGGCATGTGCGGCCGCGCCTATAGCCCGCGCTTCCTCTGGATGTGGCCCAATGCGCGCATCTCGGTCATGGGCGGCGAGCAGGCCTCAATGGTCCTGAGCCAGGTCCGGCGCGACAATATCGAGGCCAAGGGCGAGAGCTGGTCGGCGGAGGAAGAGGCGAAATTTCAGGCGCCGATCCGCGCGCAATATGAGAAGCAGGGTAGCCCGTATTACGCGACCGCGCGCCTTTGGGACGACGGCGTGATCGATCCCGCCGATACCAGGCTGGTGCTGGGGCTCGGCCTTTCAGCCTCGACCAACGCGCCGATCGAGCCGACGAAGTTCGGCCTGTTCAGGATGTGA
- a CDS encoding ETC complex I subunit, with amino-acid sequence MTAHIFKPAKNAMQSGKAKTRDWQLDYEPEQPRVVEPLMGWTSSGDMKQQVTLRFETKEEAVAYCEREGIPYQVLEPKESMHRQVAYADNFAFRRGEPWTH; translated from the coding sequence ATGACCGCCCACATTTTTAAGCCCGCCAAAAATGCGATGCAATCCGGCAAGGCCAAGACCAGGGATTGGCAGCTCGACTACGAGCCGGAGCAGCCGCGTGTCGTCGAGCCTTTGATGGGCTGGACCAGCTCGGGCGATATGAAGCAGCAGGTCACGCTGCGCTTTGAGACCAAGGAAGAGGCGGTGGCCTACTGCGAGCGCGAGGGCATCCCGTACCAGGTGCTCGAACCGAAGGAGTCGATGCATCGGCAGGTGGCCTACGCGGACAATTTTGCGTTCCGCCGCGGCGAGCCTTGGACTCACTAG
- a CDS encoding OpgC domain-containing protein, translated as MKINATLPEKGRDLRLDLFRGVANWAIFLDHIPDNVVNWVTTRNYGFSDAADLFVFISGYTASFVYARMMLERGFIVGATRLTKRVWQLYVAHIILFVIYIAAISYLALRFGDSEIINEFNVAGLVDQATETLRQGLILKFKPVNLDVLPLYIVLMGFFPPVLWMMLRQPNLTMIASIVLWLVARHFSWNFQAYPAGTWYFNPYCWQVLFVFGSWCALGGTRTERARWLINSSIALYLCIAYLLFALVMTMAGKFPDFGAVLPDWLYSAFNPNDKTNLAPYRFVHFIVIVVLVVRFLPKDWPGLEWKVFDPVIVCGQQSLAVFCVGVFLSFVGHFELMMSSGSFFAQLFVSVTGIAIMTVVAYYISWSKRQDKPIKAPAPKPA; from the coding sequence ATGAAAATCAACGCCACCTTGCCGGAAAAAGGACGCGACCTTCGTCTCGATCTGTTCCGCGGAGTCGCCAACTGGGCGATTTTTCTCGATCACATTCCGGACAATGTCGTGAATTGGGTCACGACGCGGAATTACGGCTTCAGCGATGCCGCCGACCTCTTCGTCTTCATTTCGGGTTACACGGCTTCGTTCGTCTACGCACGGATGATGCTGGAGCGCGGCTTTATCGTCGGCGCCACCCGTTTGACCAAGCGGGTCTGGCAGCTCTACGTCGCCCACATCATTTTGTTCGTCATCTACATCGCCGCGATCAGCTATCTGGCGCTGCGCTTCGGCGATTCCGAGATCATCAATGAGTTCAACGTCGCGGGCCTTGTCGACCAGGCGACCGAGACGCTGCGCCAGGGGTTGATCCTCAAGTTCAAGCCGGTGAATCTGGACGTGCTGCCGCTCTACATCGTCCTGATGGGATTCTTTCCGCCGGTTCTCTGGATGATGTTGAGGCAGCCGAACCTGACGATGATCGCCTCGATCGTGCTGTGGCTGGTCGCCCGCCATTTCAGCTGGAATTTTCAGGCCTATCCCGCCGGGACATGGTACTTCAATCCGTATTGCTGGCAGGTGCTTTTCGTGTTCGGCTCGTGGTGCGCACTCGGCGGGACCAGGACCGAACGAGCGCGCTGGCTGATCAATTCCAGCATCGCGCTCTATCTGTGCATCGCCTATTTGCTGTTTGCACTCGTGATGACCATGGCCGGAAAATTTCCAGACTTTGGCGCGGTGCTTCCTGACTGGCTCTATTCCGCTTTCAACCCCAACGACAAGACTAACCTCGCGCCCTACCGCTTCGTGCATTTCATCGTCATCGTTGTCCTCGTGGTCCGCTTTCTGCCCAAGGATTGGCCCGGGCTGGAGTGGAAGGTATTTGATCCGGTGATCGTGTGCGGACAACAATCGCTCGCGGTATTCTGCGTCGGGGTCTTCCTGTCCTTTGTCGGACATTTCGAGCTGATGATGAGTTCGGGGTCGTTCTTCGCGCAGCTCTTCGTCAGCGTGACCGGCATCGCGATCATGACGGTGGTCGCCTATTACATCTCCTGGTCGAAACGGCAGGACAAGCCGATCAAGGCGCCGGCGCCGAAACCGGCCTGA
- a CDS encoding VOC family protein, with amino-acid sequence MNIDPAYFTWYELLTTDMAAATKFYRDVVGWSALPSSTSRVPYTLFKAGDHATAGLLELPPEGLKMGARPRWMGYVGVKHVDAAADQIRRLGGAVYVPPTDSNIGRISVVTDSEGALFAVIGQPQVAVQQPEDSAKPGRFGWNELFATDLQKQSTFYREVLAWQRDDTEDRFANAYLTFSAGGQIVAGALKNSDPTPPFWLFYVNVEDIDAAVERVSAAGGRAGYNDAELPGGVRIAYCSDPQGATFALQGKRSHKQQVGWTTEWQEFSSRGQLVAPKSPAKK; translated from the coding sequence TTGAACATCGATCCTGCATATTTCACCTGGTACGAGCTGCTCACCACCGATATGGCCGCGGCTACTAAATTCTACCGCGATGTGGTCGGCTGGAGTGCGCTGCCCTCGTCGACGTCGCGGGTGCCCTACACGCTGTTCAAGGCCGGTGATCACGCCACGGCAGGTCTGCTGGAGCTGCCGCCGGAGGGCCTGAAAATGGGCGCGCGGCCAAGATGGATGGGCTATGTCGGCGTAAAGCACGTCGATGCCGCGGCCGATCAAATCAGGCGGCTCGGCGGTGCGGTCTACGTGCCGCCCACCGACAGTAATATCGGCCGCATTTCGGTTGTCACTGACTCAGAAGGCGCTTTGTTTGCGGTGATTGGTCAGCCGCAGGTCGCAGTGCAACAACCGGAGGATTCAGCAAAGCCAGGCCGCTTCGGCTGGAACGAGCTTTTCGCAACCGATTTGCAGAAGCAAAGCACTTTCTACCGCGAGGTTTTAGCCTGGCAGCGAGACGACACCGAGGATCGTTTCGCCAACGCCTATCTGACTTTCTCGGCGGGCGGACAAATCGTCGCCGGCGCACTCAAGAACAGCGACCCAACGCCTCCGTTCTGGCTGTTCTACGTTAACGTTGAGGACATCGATGCCGCGGTCGAGCGTGTGAGCGCGGCAGGCGGCCGGGCTGGATACAACGACGCGGAGTTACCCGGCGGGGTAAGGATCGCCTATTGCAGCGATCCGCAAGGCGCGACATTTGCCCTTCAGGGCAAACGAAGCCACAAGCAACAGGTCGGCTGGACCACGGAATGGCAGGAATTTTCTTCGCGCGGCCAGCTGGTCGCGCCGAAGTCGCCTGCGAAAAAGTAG